One part of the Microlunatus elymi genome encodes these proteins:
- a CDS encoding WhiB family transcriptional regulator — translation MTGQAEPAPSEAVVVGRPAWAVAADRDEIADLVPSCARTTPDVWFSTSAPDVRLCARICAGCPLRSACLAGALVRDEEAGIWGGVRFTPAWDVGEVVEHRHGYVLDGRSSAGTGVGRGASDLVQARARLRRLLYQGRRRRFVTRLVHRVGKPVRMVPGGWWVGPWIDPDRERGMARMRELLPAMLAGRPVQRWPWELRLLFEFPECAIPEPRRVKRWSSMDELDPGVDHERESGRSVLAVPHGRRAGGWSEAA, via the coding sequence ATGACCGGGCAGGCGGAACCGGCCCCGTCCGAGGCGGTGGTGGTGGGCCGGCCGGCGTGGGCGGTGGCTGCGGATCGGGATGAGATCGCGGATTTGGTGCCGTCGTGTGCTCGGACGACGCCGGATGTGTGGTTTTCCACGTCGGCGCCGGATGTGCGGCTGTGCGCCCGGATCTGTGCGGGGTGTCCGTTGCGGTCGGCGTGTCTGGCCGGTGCGCTGGTGCGGGATGAGGAGGCCGGGATCTGGGGTGGTGTCCGGTTCACTCCGGCGTGGGATGTCGGTGAGGTGGTGGAGCACCGGCACGGCTACGTGTTGGACGGTCGGAGTTCGGCTGGTACGGGGGTGGGTCGGGGCGCGTCGGATCTGGTTCAGGCGCGGGCTCGGTTGCGACGGTTGCTGTATCAGGGCCGGCGTCGCCGGTTCGTGACCCGGCTGGTGCATCGGGTGGGTAAGCCGGTGCGGATGGTGCCGGGTGGCTGGTGGGTTGGCCCGTGGATCGACCCGGACCGGGAGCGTGGCATGGCGCGGATGCGGGAGTTGCTGCCGGCGATGTTGGCTGGGCGGCCGGTGCAGCGGTGGCCGTGGGAGTTGCGCCTGTTGTTCGAGTTCCCCGAGTGTGCGATCCCCGAGCCGCGGCGGGTGAAGCGGTGGTCCTCGATGGATGAGCTGGACCCGGGTGTTGATCATGAACGCGAGTCGGGCCGGTCGGTGTTGGCGGTGCCGCACGGCCGGCGGGCTGGCGGCTGGTCGGAGGCGGCATGA
- a CDS encoding WhiB family transcriptional regulator has translation MTALFQEDWTLQANCRGMEDALFPEASEQKRARTVCAGCPVRSECLAEALDNRIEWGVWGGMTERERRQLLRQHTDVRSWRSLLVDQRGAHIP, from the coding sequence ATGACTGCGTTGTTTCAAGAGGACTGGACGCTGCAAGCGAACTGTCGTGGGATGGAGGACGCCCTCTTCCCGGAGGCATCTGAGCAAAAACGCGCGCGTACGGTCTGTGCCGGCTGTCCGGTCCGTTCCGAGTGTCTGGCAGAGGCGCTGGACAATCGGATCGAGTGGGGTGTCTGGGGCGGCATGACCGAGCGGGAGCGCCGGCAACTGCTGCGTCAGCACACCGATGTCAGGAGTTGGCGTTCACTGCTGGTCGATCAGCGAGGTGCCCACATCCCGTAG
- a CDS encoding helix-turn-helix domain-containing protein has translation METKDSRVSALAYRVEEAADAVGVSKSQIYELIRSGQLRTVKLGRRRLVPVQALADYIDGMTR, from the coding sequence ATGGAAACGAAGGATTCGAGGGTTTCCGCATTGGCTTACCGAGTTGAGGAGGCGGCTGATGCGGTGGGGGTCAGCAAGTCGCAGATTTACGAGTTGATCAGGTCGGGTCAGCTTCGAACGGTGAAGTTGGGCCGTCGCCGGCTGGTGCCGGTGCAGGCGTTGGCGGACTACATCGATGGGATGACGCGATGA
- a CDS encoding FtsK/SpoIIIE domain-containing protein, whose amino-acid sequence MIMSILIMVRRVVRAVGWECWWWLSGGGRLLRRHPVRSVAWLLAVLVGVVADARLLLIMVVVPVALVGLWARLLPGSYRRLAADRLYRAWLRRWVRRSWPSLMESCGLARRAPATSRRPGPTSAAERLVVPRLASCRWRQGRLVMVPGLVSGQTVADVEDAAERLRTSVGAVRLRVIPDNARTSCQIVAGFEDPLAQMFTASLPDPAVPAGSAGLSVVLGRTEDGEPWRVDLGVSCLTAGCSGAGKGSVMWSLVLGLAPAVRAGLVEVHGIDLKGGMELGLGRPLFTRYADDPQRAVILLEEAVRDCENRARRMAGTSRQHVASVGEPWVVVIIDELASLVAYLPDRDLVRRAEVALARLCSIGRAPGFVVFGFLQDPRKETLKARHLFGQTIALRLREREEVAMALGDGAISAGAACHHIPRDLPGVGFVIDDTGRLTRVRAGFVPDRMIIETAHRFAAPHPRPIEVPDEPEQQSKSRSRSRSAA is encoded by the coding sequence ATGATCATGTCGATCCTGATCATGGTGCGCCGGGTTGTCCGGGCCGTCGGCTGGGAGTGTTGGTGGTGGCTGTCCGGTGGAGGCCGGCTGCTGCGCCGGCATCCGGTTCGGTCGGTGGCTTGGCTGCTGGCCGTGCTGGTCGGAGTGGTCGCGGATGCGCGGCTGTTGTTGATCATGGTTGTGGTGCCGGTGGCGCTGGTCGGGTTGTGGGCTCGGCTGCTGCCGGGGTCGTATCGGCGACTGGCTGCTGATCGGCTGTATCGGGCTTGGCTGCGGCGGTGGGTGCGGCGGTCGTGGCCGTCGTTGATGGAGTCGTGCGGCCTGGCCCGCCGCGCACCAGCGACGTCCCGCCGGCCTGGGCCGACGAGTGCGGCAGAGCGGCTGGTGGTGCCGCGGCTGGCGTCGTGCCGGTGGCGGCAGGGACGCCTCGTCATGGTTCCTGGGTTGGTGTCGGGGCAGACCGTGGCCGATGTCGAGGACGCGGCCGAGCGTCTGCGGACCAGTGTCGGCGCGGTTCGGCTGCGGGTGATCCCCGACAATGCGCGGACGTCGTGTCAGATCGTGGCCGGCTTCGAGGATCCACTCGCTCAGATGTTCACTGCCTCGCTACCGGATCCGGCCGTCCCCGCGGGGTCGGCTGGTCTGTCGGTGGTGTTGGGCCGGACCGAGGACGGCGAGCCGTGGCGGGTCGACCTGGGCGTTTCCTGCCTGACGGCCGGCTGTTCGGGTGCGGGCAAGGGCTCGGTGATGTGGTCCCTGGTGCTCGGCCTGGCCCCGGCGGTTCGGGCCGGCCTGGTCGAGGTGCATGGGATCGACTTGAAGGGCGGCATGGAACTGGGCCTCGGCCGACCCCTGTTCACCCGCTACGCCGACGACCCACAGCGGGCGGTGATCTTGCTCGAAGAAGCCGTCCGAGACTGCGAGAACAGGGCCCGCAGGATGGCCGGCACATCACGGCAGCATGTCGCGAGCGTGGGGGAGCCGTGGGTGGTGGTGATCATCGACGAGCTGGCCTCGCTGGTGGCCTACCTGCCCGACCGGGACCTGGTGCGCAGGGCTGAAGTGGCGTTGGCCCGGCTGTGTTCGATCGGCCGCGCACCGGGGTTCGTGGTGTTCGGATTCCTGCAAGATCCGCGCAAGGAAACCTTGAAAGCCCGGCACCTGTTCGGCCAGACCATTGCCCTGCGACTCCGTGAACGGGAAGAAGTCGCCATGGCCCTCGGCGACGGTGCCATCAGTGCTGGGGCGGCGTGTCATCACATCCCGCGGGATCTGCCCGGTGTCGGCTTCGTCATCGACGACACCGGTCGCCTGACAAGGGTGCGGGCCGGGTTCGTGCCGGATCGGATGATCATCGAGACCGCGCACCGGTTCGCCGCACCGCATCCGCGGCCGATCGAGGTCCCCGACGAGCCGGAGCAACAGTCGAAGAGCCGGTCGCGGTCGCGGAGTGCGGCATGA
- a CDS encoding site-specific integrase, with product MTPQRAHGDGSLYWNEERQRWVADVSVGYNGNGRRIHRRRFCRTKTEAKAVLREMTRELAEGTFVDDRGYTVGEAVEDWLTYGLVRKDQATRDNCRHLSEKHILPWLGARKLRELRTPEVEAWLAKLAESLSTRTIQAVRSCLNRAVRRAMAQERVRRNVVELAEMPHGRPGRPSKSLTPEQVDAVLEGTKSDRLHNYIVLSILTGARTEELRALRWDHVHLDAQQVNGHVVPPHIAVWRSVRRKGETKTPKSRRTIALPALCIEALRRERVQQAEDRLAAGSRWRDSGLVFASEVGTEMHPANVRRSFRRALRLVDGIDPEEWTPRELRHSFVSLLSDRGIPVETISMLVGHSGTTVTELVYRHQIRPVIQTGALVMDEVYKASGDELR from the coding sequence ATGACGCCGCAGCGTGCGCATGGTGACGGCTCGCTGTACTGGAACGAGGAGCGACAGCGTTGGGTCGCGGACGTTTCAGTCGGTTACAACGGCAACGGTCGTCGGATTCATCGGCGTAGATTCTGCAGGACGAAGACCGAGGCGAAGGCCGTTCTGCGGGAGATGACGCGGGAGTTGGCCGAGGGGACGTTCGTTGATGATCGCGGGTACACGGTCGGCGAGGCCGTCGAGGACTGGTTGACCTACGGCCTGGTCCGCAAGGATCAGGCGACCCGGGACAACTGTCGGCACCTCTCCGAGAAGCACATTCTCCCGTGGCTGGGCGCTCGGAAGCTTCGTGAGCTGCGAACGCCCGAGGTTGAGGCCTGGTTGGCGAAGCTGGCCGAGTCGCTGAGTACGCGGACGATTCAGGCGGTGCGGTCGTGTCTGAACCGGGCGGTTCGTCGTGCGATGGCTCAGGAGCGGGTGCGACGCAATGTCGTCGAGCTGGCCGAGATGCCGCATGGCCGGCCCGGTCGACCGTCGAAGTCGCTGACTCCGGAGCAGGTCGACGCCGTGCTTGAAGGCACGAAGTCCGATCGGTTGCACAACTACATCGTGTTGTCGATCTTGACCGGTGCCAGAACGGAGGAGTTGCGGGCGCTGCGGTGGGATCACGTCCATCTCGACGCCCAGCAGGTGAACGGCCATGTGGTGCCGCCGCACATCGCGGTCTGGCGTTCGGTTCGCAGGAAGGGCGAGACGAAAACGCCGAAGTCGCGCCGGACGATCGCGTTGCCTGCGCTCTGTATCGAAGCGCTGCGACGAGAACGGGTTCAGCAGGCCGAGGATCGGCTCGCGGCTGGCTCTCGTTGGCGGGATAGCGGATTGGTGTTCGCCTCGGAGGTTGGCACGGAGATGCATCCGGCGAACGTTCGGCGATCGTTTCGTCGCGCGCTGCGGCTGGTCGATGGGATCGATCCGGAGGAGTGGACCCCGCGTGAGTTGCGGCACTCGTTCGTCTCACTGTTGTCGGATCGTGGGATTCCGGTTGAGACGATTTCCATGCTCGTCGGCCACAGCGGAACGACGGTCACCGAGCTGGTCTATCGGCATCAGATTCGGCCGGTGATCCAGACGGGTGCGCTGGTGATGGATGAGGTCTACAAGGCGAGCGGCGATGAGCTGAGGTAA
- a CDS encoding transglycosylase domain-containing protein — MPLSPKRAGSVAYSAAMFLVVSMVAGLLVAGLAVPVAAMAGVGGRAAEKTVDDLPQAFETPPQPVKSKVTMANGKTLAYFFDQDRTYVKLDDIAPIMRQAQLAIEDHRYYQHGAIDVTGTIRALLTNAASGGVSQGGSSITQQYVKMVRITEAQLAGDEKGVKEAQDDTYARKIQELKYAIGLEKKLSKDQILERYLNIAYYGDGAYGVEAASQHYFDKHAKDLNINQAAMLAGLVQSPDADNPVQHPQAAIARRNVVLNRMAELNIITPQQLASATKAGFHQDKVQNPQNGCISSQYPFLCTYVYQSLLKQPSLGKTEQDRINTIKRGGLTIETAIDPKTQDAAQEAVSNYVGPKDPVIATMSMIQPGTGLIIGMAQSRPVMGNDAKKGETYYSYPAPPDLGGSSGGFQSGSTFKAITMAAALEAGVPPSKKYNAKSPMDFTGTTWKSCDGSFVLGDKHYAPKNSTGVNGVMDMRKAAKYSVNTYFLQLEHTIGLCPVLKMAEKLGVKLASGEPISESPAYNRSPSLTLGVANIAPLSLAEAYATFAARGIHCDPIIIDKITNADGKELKAPSANCKRVISEDVADGVNDILQGVMTGTGAPAALPDGRPEAGKTGTTNDNQAVWFAGYTPDLAGVASVAEDVTRKPFRAGHVRSGGLEYYHLSTGVTLQATGGGDAGAGIWKPAMSKALKDVDPSKFADYKNKDTAKMVDLPDVHQMSIKKATNKLEDAGFSVVPTTQYSDQPAGYFIGFSQYDGKLPKFSTIYAVYSAGPAPQPKKDKKSNSDNGGKKNKKSDNGGKNKKNDGGKKGKKGG, encoded by the coding sequence ATGCCTTTGAGCCCCAAGCGCGCCGGAAGTGTCGCCTACTCCGCGGCGATGTTTCTCGTCGTCAGCATGGTTGCCGGACTCTTGGTGGCCGGTCTGGCCGTCCCCGTCGCCGCGATGGCCGGCGTCGGCGGTCGCGCCGCCGAGAAGACGGTGGATGACCTGCCGCAGGCGTTCGAGACTCCGCCGCAGCCGGTGAAGAGCAAGGTCACCATGGCCAACGGCAAGACCCTGGCGTACTTCTTCGACCAGGACCGGACCTACGTCAAGCTGGACGACATCGCGCCGATCATGCGGCAGGCGCAGCTGGCGATCGAGGACCACCGCTATTACCAGCACGGTGCGATCGACGTCACCGGCACCATCCGGGCATTGCTCACCAACGCGGCGTCGGGCGGCGTCTCCCAGGGTGGTTCGAGCATCACCCAGCAGTACGTGAAGATGGTGCGGATCACTGAGGCGCAACTGGCCGGCGACGAGAAGGGCGTCAAGGAGGCGCAGGACGACACCTACGCCCGCAAGATCCAGGAGCTCAAGTACGCGATCGGGTTGGAGAAGAAGCTCAGCAAGGACCAGATCCTGGAGCGCTACCTGAACATCGCCTACTACGGCGACGGTGCGTACGGGGTGGAAGCGGCCTCCCAGCACTACTTCGACAAGCACGCCAAGGACCTGAACATCAACCAGGCGGCGATGCTGGCCGGCCTGGTGCAGAGCCCGGACGCGGACAACCCGGTCCAGCATCCGCAGGCGGCGATCGCGCGCCGCAACGTGGTGCTGAATCGGATGGCGGAGCTGAACATCATCACGCCGCAGCAGCTGGCCTCGGCCACGAAGGCCGGCTTCCATCAGGACAAGGTGCAGAACCCGCAGAACGGTTGCATCAGCAGCCAGTACCCGTTCCTCTGCACCTACGTGTACCAGAGCCTGCTGAAGCAGCCGAGCCTGGGCAAGACCGAGCAGGACCGGATCAACACCATCAAGCGCGGCGGGCTGACCATCGAGACCGCGATCGATCCGAAGACCCAGGACGCGGCGCAAGAGGCGGTCAGCAACTACGTCGGCCCGAAGGATCCGGTGATCGCGACCATGTCGATGATCCAGCCGGGCACCGGGTTGATCATCGGGATGGCGCAGAGTCGGCCGGTGATGGGTAACGACGCCAAGAAGGGCGAGACGTACTACTCCTACCCCGCCCCGCCGGATCTCGGTGGCAGCAGTGGCGGTTTCCAGTCCGGCTCGACGTTCAAGGCGATCACCATGGCCGCGGCGTTGGAGGCGGGCGTGCCGCCGTCGAAGAAGTACAACGCGAAGTCGCCGATGGATTTCACCGGCACCACCTGGAAATCCTGTGACGGCAGTTTTGTCCTCGGTGACAAGCACTATGCACCGAAGAACTCGACCGGCGTCAACGGCGTGATGGACATGCGCAAAGCGGCGAAGTACTCGGTGAACACGTACTTCCTGCAGTTGGAACACACTATCGGCCTGTGCCCGGTGCTGAAGATGGCCGAGAAGCTCGGTGTGAAGCTCGCCTCCGGAGAGCCGATCTCGGAGTCGCCGGCGTACAACCGCTCGCCGTCGCTGACCCTCGGCGTGGCGAACATCGCGCCGCTCAGCCTGGCCGAGGCGTACGCCACCTTCGCCGCCCGCGGCATCCACTGCGATCCGATCATCATCGACAAGATCACCAACGCCGACGGCAAGGAGCTCAAGGCGCCGAGCGCGAACTGCAAGCGGGTGATCTCCGAGGACGTCGCAGACGGTGTGAACGACATTCTGCAAGGCGTGATGACCGGAACCGGTGCGCCGGCAGCTTTGCCGGACGGGCGTCCGGAAGCGGGCAAGACCGGTACCACCAACGACAACCAGGCAGTCTGGTTCGCGGGCTACACCCCGGACCTGGCCGGCGTCGCCTCGGTCGCCGAGGACGTCACCAGGAAGCCGTTCCGCGCCGGACACGTCCGCTCCGGCGGCTTGGAGTATTACCACCTGTCCACTGGGGTGACTCTGCAAGCGACCGGCGGCGGCGATGCCGGAGCAGGCATTTGGAAGCCGGCGATGAGCAAGGCCCTGAAGGATGTCGATCCGAGCAAGTTCGCCGACTACAAGAACAAGGACACGGCCAAGATGGTCGACCTGCCCGACGTTCACCAGATGAGCATCAAGAAGGCCACCAACAAGCTGGAGGACGCCGGCTTCAGCGTGGTGCCGACCACGCAGTACAGCGATCAGCCGGCCGGCTACTTCATCGGCTTCTCCCAGTACGACGGCAAGCTGCCGAAGTTCAGCACGATCTACGCCGTCTACTCGGCCGGTCCGGCGCCGCAGCCGAAGAAGGACAAGAAGTCCAACTCCGACAACGGCGGCAAGAAGAACAAGAAGTCAGACAACGGCGGCAAGAACAAGAAGAACGACGGCGGCAAGAAGGGCAAGAAGGGCGGCTAG
- a CDS encoding metallophosphoesterase has translation MSAPVIDEQRPARSVLRRIATGTATVAGFGAACVAYAGLYEVRAFTLRRVHVPVLPAGARPIRVLHISDLHMTPYQQAKQRWVSRLAGLEPDLVINTGDNLADHDAVPYVTTSLGRLLDVPGVFVWGSNDYFGPKWKNPLRYLKKEQHTPRPGGKQLPWDELQKAYQDAGWVELTDSRARLNIAGTEIEFRGTNDAHLELDQYGKVAGPADPTADVAFGVTHAPYRRLLDAMTADGMDLIIAGHTHGGQVCVPGYGALVANCDLDPAKAKGLSTYQAGGKRSFLHVSAGLGTSPYAPVRFACRPEATLLTLVPRPS, from the coding sequence ATGTCCGCCCCGGTGATCGACGAGCAGCGCCCTGCCCGCAGCGTGCTCCGGCGGATCGCAACCGGCACGGCGACGGTGGCCGGTTTCGGTGCGGCGTGTGTGGCCTACGCCGGCCTGTACGAGGTGCGGGCCTTCACCCTGCGTCGGGTGCACGTGCCGGTGCTGCCGGCGGGCGCGCGGCCGATCCGAGTGCTGCACATCTCCGATCTGCACATGACGCCGTACCAGCAGGCCAAGCAACGCTGGGTTTCCCGGCTGGCCGGGCTGGAACCGGACCTGGTGATCAACACCGGCGACAACCTGGCCGATCACGACGCCGTCCCGTACGTGACGACGAGCCTCGGCCGGCTGCTGGACGTGCCCGGGGTGTTCGTCTGGGGCTCCAACGACTACTTCGGGCCGAAGTGGAAGAATCCGCTGCGCTACCTGAAGAAGGAACAGCACACGCCCCGGCCGGGCGGCAAGCAGCTGCCGTGGGACGAACTGCAGAAGGCCTATCAGGACGCCGGCTGGGTGGAGCTGACCGATTCCCGAGCGCGGTTGAACATCGCCGGCACCGAGATCGAATTCCGCGGCACCAACGACGCGCATCTGGAGCTTGATCAATACGGCAAGGTGGCCGGCCCAGCCGACCCGACCGCCGACGTCGCGTTCGGTGTGACTCACGCCCCGTACCGGCGGCTGCTGGACGCGATGACCGCCGACGGAATGGATCTGATCATCGCCGGTCACACCCACGGCGGTCAGGTCTGCGTGCCGGGCTACGGCGCGCTGGTCGCCAACTGCGATCTGGACCCGGCCAAGGCGAAGGGATTGTCCACCTACCAGGCGGGTGGCAAGCGGTCCTTCCTGCACGTGTCCGCCGGTCTGGGCACCTCCCCGTACGCCCCGGTGCGGTTCGCCTGCCGCCCCGAAGCGACCCTGTTGACGCTGGTCCCGCGACCGTCCTGA
- a CDS encoding replication initiator, producing MSIRMLVDLTTDMVRELAIAERVCIRPLLRRVLDRETGTEETVPIPCGSTLESVCPSCAHKARILRMQQCAEGWHLGTEPDQDQPDQDHDTEENGQEDEQDHEQAGDESDRRVRSTRRRPDVVDLPRVAAEDRTIGRTFTSPDGHEYRPSMFLTLTLPSYGPITDGAPTDPESYDYRRAAIDALLFPRLVDRFWQNLRRCAGYKVQYFATVEPQRRLAPHLHAAIRGAIPRQLLRQVIRATYLQVWWPSFDRPVFVQRVPVWDGTGYMDADTGEVLPTWEQAIADLADDPDNRPAHVMRFGSQADIRGIIAPSEEADRAIRYLTKYLTKAIAEPLTATDEDVVVDERRMAHIDRLHAQLRWLPCSEHCANWLRYGIQPKNPTPGMQAGHCPSKAHDREHLGVGGRRVLVSRHWSGKTLAEHKADRATVVRETLHAAGIVPPEVERLAADVTAPDGLPRYVWTDTRPGDAGEYRKIIFAAIQERRTWREQYDAAKIITAPVDNQPAIDRDGGGPSP from the coding sequence ATGAGTATCCGGATGCTGGTCGATCTGACTACCGACATGGTCCGCGAGCTCGCGATCGCCGAACGAGTCTGTATCCGCCCCCTGCTGCGCCGGGTGCTCGACCGCGAAACCGGCACCGAGGAGACCGTGCCGATCCCGTGCGGCTCAACCCTGGAATCGGTCTGCCCGTCGTGCGCGCACAAGGCAAGGATCCTGCGGATGCAGCAATGCGCCGAAGGCTGGCACCTTGGCACCGAACCCGACCAAGATCAACCCGACCAAGATCACGACACCGAAGAGAACGGCCAGGAGGACGAGCAAGATCACGAGCAGGCGGGCGACGAGAGTGATCGGCGGGTGCGGTCGACCCGGCGCAGACCTGATGTTGTTGATCTTCCCCGCGTCGCTGCGGAGGATCGCACGATCGGGCGCACGTTCACCAGCCCGGACGGCCACGAGTACCGACCCTCGATGTTCCTCACCCTCACGTTGCCGTCGTACGGTCCGATCACCGATGGCGCACCGACCGACCCGGAGTCGTATGACTATCGGCGGGCCGCGATCGACGCCCTGCTGTTCCCAAGATTGGTGGATCGGTTTTGGCAGAACCTGCGCCGCTGTGCCGGCTACAAGGTCCAGTACTTCGCCACCGTCGAACCCCAACGCCGCCTCGCACCGCACCTGCACGCCGCGATCCGCGGTGCGATCCCGCGCCAGCTGTTGCGGCAGGTGATCCGTGCCACCTACCTGCAGGTGTGGTGGCCGTCCTTCGACCGGCCGGTATTCGTGCAGCGGGTGCCGGTGTGGGATGGCACCGGCTACATGGACGCCGACACCGGCGAAGTCCTGCCGACCTGGGAACAAGCTATCGCCGATCTGGCCGACGATCCCGACAACCGTCCGGCGCACGTGATGCGGTTCGGCTCACAGGCCGACATCCGCGGAATCATCGCACCGTCCGAGGAGGCTGATCGGGCCATCCGCTACCTGACCAAATACCTCACCAAAGCCATCGCCGAACCCCTCACCGCCACCGACGAAGACGTTGTGGTCGATGAGCGGCGCATGGCGCACATCGACCGGCTGCACGCGCAGTTGCGCTGGCTGCCGTGTTCGGAGCACTGCGCCAACTGGTTGCGCTACGGCATCCAGCCCAAGAATCCGACCCCGGGCATGCAGGCCGGACACTGCCCGAGTAAGGCCCATGATCGAGAACACCTCGGCGTCGGCGGCCGCCGAGTGCTGGTCTCCCGGCACTGGTCGGGAAAAACCCTGGCCGAGCACAAAGCCGACCGCGCGACCGTCGTACGGGAAACGCTGCACGCGGCCGGGATCGTGCCACCCGAGGTCGAACGGCTCGCCGCCGACGTCACCGCGCCCGACGGGCTACCTCGGTACGTTTGGACCGATACTCGACCCGGCGATGCCGGCGAGTACCGCAAGATCATCTTTGCCGCGATCCAAGAACGACGCACCTGGCGAGAACAATACGACGCCGCCAAGATCATCACCGCGCCTGTGGACAACCAACCGGCAATCGATCGCGATGGCGGTGGGCCATCCCCGTAA
- a CDS encoding GatB/YqeY domain-containing protein, giving the protein MSPEQSDTDSELITRLRSDLTTALKARDRLRADTIRGVLTAVSRAETSGTEAVRLTENQVRDVVISEAKKRRESAEAYRNADRPELADKEEAEGAVLAEYLPAALSDEEISKLVADAIASTGAAELGVRGMGKVMGVVTPQTKGRADGKAVADEVKRQLSA; this is encoded by the coding sequence ATGTCCCCCGAACAGTCCGACACCGACTCCGAGTTGATCACCCGCCTGCGTTCCGATCTGACGACCGCGCTCAAGGCCCGGGACCGGCTTCGCGCAGACACCATCCGCGGCGTGCTGACCGCGGTCAGCCGGGCCGAGACCTCCGGCACCGAGGCGGTCCGACTGACCGAGAACCAGGTCCGCGACGTGGTGATCAGCGAGGCGAAGAAGCGGCGTGAGTCGGCTGAGGCCTACCGCAACGCCGACCGGCCGGAGCTGGCCGACAAGGAGGAGGCCGAGGGCGCCGTGCTGGCCGAATACCTGCCGGCGGCGCTGTCGGACGAGGAGATCAGCAAGCTGGTCGCGGACGCGATCGCGAGCACCGGTGCCGCCGAATTGGGCGTGCGCGGCATGGGCAAGGTGATGGGAGTCGTCACCCCGCAGACCAAGGGCCGCGCCGACGGCAAAGCCGTCGCCGACGAAGTCAAGCGCCAGCTCAGCGCCTGA